The window TGAGTCAAAATCAATAAACAATTAGAAGTGAAGAGAAGTGAtgaatttcaaaaatcaaagtGCTGTCAATACCGTGATCAACTGCCTCAAAAATTCTCCGGCACTCAAAGTCCTCCACTATTTTATGACATACCACAGACCTCCTGTCAACAAAATCATCATAGATACCAACTAAAGAATTAACTGAAATTTGTAGGCAACTTTGGGACGCTCATCTTCATCCCGGACGAAATCATGAGTTTTTTCTCCTGACATAATGCAGAAATAATTATAGTAGCCATTCTTGTTAGTGAATACATAATTATCACAATTCATAACTATCAAACACTTGATAAATTATGataatactaaaataaaaacacttAATATAAACACGAAATATGGCAAGAAAACAAtgtaaaatgaaatataattaaatgaagTTGGAAATTGGATTTTCAATAAACAATTATGCATGCCTCTATGTCATACGTGTTGCCGTACATagtattattctttttattttttatttcagaaATGCAAGTTGCCCATACAACATTAATAGGCCAGTAGAGACTATTTTATACAACTATAGACAACCAACCAACTCTGATCTAGGAGCTTAATAAGTGCAATAACTTTGAAATTGTAGTATTAGAAAAtatctttaaatatatatacgaaTGTAGGATATCAAATGACTAAATACTTTGACATGGTATCACACATTTGGGTCAGACTGTTATCACTCAATCTCATACAAATTGCCATGATTTACAAACATATCATGATTTTCTGCATTCAAAACAGAGATATTTTAAATTGACATGTCTGGatggaaacaaatatatatgatcaaattaTTTTGTTAGAAACATTTGAGCCACTCCAACCGAGTGATTACAGTGAAAGATGTAGAAGAAAATGAGGAGCTGAAGTTCAGATTGATAATAGTGTCAGACTTGGACGTACCTTCTCAATCACATCACTTCCATTAGTCTCAAAAGAGAGGTCAAAACTAATCTCTTCACTATATATCTTATTAGCAAATACTAAATGACTACAGATCATTATATCTACAAAGACAGACACTAAATTCAAGAAAAtacaaaaatcaagaaaatacaCTAATTTCAAGACTCCATTTTATCTACCAAGATTACACCAAACAATGAAAATACCTGTCTTTCCTTGCCAAATTAGTGCATTCGAATCTTGAGAAATTcctaaaaatttgtttatacaACACAGTTAAAAAATACCTAAAAATTGACAAATTTATCAGCTTCTCTTCCCCTGGACATTTCGCCAAATACTTCCCAGGCAAAGTCCATACAGTAACAACAGGGCCATACACTTGTCTGGGATTATCATTCTGCATCTTTGATTTTGTCTACATCAAAATATATCACATTATAAGTGAGTTTCAAACAATAAATACTAAAAAGAACTTGTATATATATCCCAAAATCAAGCCATTAACAATACATAATGCAAAAATTAATAGCCTTTTCTTTcagacatttcatcaaacagtTTCACAGCACCAACAATATTTCATTCTCATTcttcaattaatataaatagacAGAACTGGTACAATCAATTAACAAAGTGGGTTGTATGTACCACGTCCGTCTTCCTCAGATAACAAATCATCAATGGTATATGGAAGCCTTGGTTGTTTGTCCTCCTTCATCATGGACAAATCGTGGTTAACTGCATACACACTCATTTAGGTATGCCGCAAACACAGATGAACGAATCAACCTAGAAGATTATAACAACATTCGAGCAACTTACAAACATTGCGAGTCAATCGTGGTCGAACACCTGAATCCGCCACATCTTTACCCAGCATGAGTTTTCTTTCCATTTCGGAGAAAGCAATGGGAGAAGCGCCAATTAGTTTGTGTAAACTAATCCATTCattacaaatttgaaatttgaaatgagATTAGAAATTGTACTGTAATTGGGAGAGTGTTTTAATCAGCCGACACGTCGGTGATATTAACGGTGGATGAGCTCAACAGTTGGTAAAGTTAACCGGAGAGAAACGCTTTTCTTTTGGGAGTGTGTAGCCAAAGCACGTGTGTAGTAATATACAGCTGTAACCGTATCAGCCAGTGGCAAAACCCCGTAGATACGCAAATTTGTGGAAGGGCTTTTGGTAATAACACACTATAAGAGCCTTCaggctttataatataaatagaaaTAGATTTTCAAATCGGATATAAACTTTGACACGGACACCCGAGTCCATTACGATCCCCAGTTATACGGTAGGGATTAGGGAATGATAAACAGTATAAGCTGGCCGAATTACAAGTTGTCATACATAATGGCATCCAATATGACATGACGCCATTTACTTGCACACACCAGTactgaatgaaaatatataaatctgcTCTCTTATTCATAATAGTCTTGCAGAGTTGCAGTAGCCAAACTGTTGTTTCATCACTCGCTAAGAGCAAAAGGTTCCACCAACAATGATTTCAAGTGGTCTTTAGTCCAGTGCTGAGGGATGCCATGTCCATCTCCGTACTGATAAAAGGTTTGAGTTGTTCGAGCAAGATTCGGATTGGCGGTGAGAAATGGTTCACCGAAAGGATAGCTTCCAAGCAAATCTTTGTTCAGAATCTTCCATGTCTCGTGCACTAAATTATCAACATATTTCCTGGCCACTTCTTCACTTTCACCGCTATCATTCATGTAGCACTGGACCGCCTTCAGATTATCTCCTCGTGTCAACTCATCCTGCATCAGTTAGTACAAGACTCGATTTTTCTTTCTGTGTAACCTTGCATGCAGAGGCGGATCTTGAAAGAGGCACAGGGACACGTGTTccccctaatttttttttacattttttcaccattctaaactttacaaaattataaaagtgccccccgtaaaatttaaaaatatataggtgttttctgaaaatttgcttAGTGCCCCTACAGTTTGAATCCTAGATCCGCCCTTCTTGCATGAGTGAGATTAATTAGAAGTGCATGATTTTGTTAAGCCTGTTCTGTGTACTTACAGATGATGTTCCCAGATCGTTTGTGAGTCGAAGAATCATGGAGGGGCACCACATGATACTCGGAAGCTTGTCTATGTACTCCAATGCCTCCACAGTAATCTTATCAGCCGTGAGGAAGTAAGCACAGAACAACATGATTGGAGCAGCAATTGAAACCACGGCGTTCTTAAGATACTCATCCAATGTCGGCTTTTTTCCAGAGTGATACCACCTTGCTTCTTTAAGATAAGCTTTACAGAGATCTGCACACTATAAAGATTGCAAAATGTCATATGGATGGAGCTTCTTATTACTCCATTCTTCCTTTTGATTTCTATATAcaagagacagagggagtatatattagaATAGAGTAAGTGTTTCTAAAAGTATTCTTACTTGTTTACTCAAGTAAGGTATGATGTTGAAATCCCGTTCTCTCATAGTCCAGTATCCTATTTGATTTGTTGTATTAAACATGGCAAGAAGAACAGTCTTTATGTTCATAGGCAACTTGTCAATTTCAGTAATATCCCATCTGAAAAGCATACGTTCGGTTAATATATAAACTGCAGAATGTTCTTCTCACTTATAGATGGATTAGCTACAAACCTGTCAACATAATCTGTAAAAAGCTCCAGCTCTTCTAAAGTGCCATATACATCATACACATCATCAATTGTTGTTATCAAGCAAATCACTTTGGTTCCCATGTCTCGAAAAGCACTATATTCAGGATCTGAAACCATTCCATTGCACCAGAAATAATGTTCAACTAACCTGTCTCTGGCGAAGGTCATCTTGTCTAAACCAATGTCTGTCCACCAACTGTAAGAAATATATCCACATCAGGAGTAGACTTTCTATAACATGAAACCATAAATTTCAATTGTACCTTGCTAGTTTGCTGACTTCCTTTTGATGAACTGATTGGACGATGTTGTATTGCAGCTTGGCTAACTTCAGCAAACTTGGAATCATGTTCTGTTCTTGCTCGTAGGTATCGATGTACCATATAGCTTCCACCCTTGGTAATTTCCAGTGCAGAGGCATATCCAGCGCATGGCTCACTTTTCTTGCCATGTTGGGTGATAATTCCCCTTGCACTGTATTCTtcgaagtgtagtgcagaaaagGCCTTGGCTTTATCAATGACTAGTATTTTTTGCCCGCTACGCATGGTTccagatttaattttttttttattaatttatttgtttaagaATCAAAAAGTGAAAATTATTGAAGTAATTGTTTTGTCAATAAAGATGTTACATATAGAGTTTGttactgaaaggcatatgtttagtctatttgtatttaagagtatcaactcaactctgataagaaagaaagtaaattagcaagcactattgaaggaatccgtacgaagaacgtcaagtgatttattaaaatcatatgtctgaagaatttcaggatgctgctgcacaccactgaaagaagttcattaatatgttcaagcctcagtgtacaaataatattttgtagcacgtccagaagtccagaagatataaagttttaatactttatttattcagaagattccaaactatttctacttatgaagaactacgaagacaaagactcgatgaacaagccacttcacaaatgtttaattgataaaaaatatttgattcagctagatacagatgaaccagacagtacatttgtgtgtcagctactcagattaaatattctgcatcaacaataagtggtcgttcaatcaagacaaagaatcagatcttttaaaaggaagtcagaagacctgctgctgaagaagtgctcaatataattattcttttaattaattcacatctcaaaataattatataagttatgtaatttatttataaaattaattcacactcgaattaatttaatttatgaatttatataattaatataattaagtggataattattggattaattatataaggaaaatcattttttttatatgctttttgggcacggtatgacaatctaattgattgtcataccgcaccatgaCTTGTGCCTATGTCAGACGGCATGACAAAccatttggtttgtcataccgaatgattaaggcatgacaatggtgattgtcataccgaaatcacaaggtatgacaatcccttgaattgtcataccgtttgtcataccacatgaagacttagcctccaagtttcgattgtcataccttcccactgattgtcataccgtttgtcatacggatgtcatacctattcaaagACAGCATGACaaagcttgtaattgtcataccttcccttgtattgtcattctgattgtcataccttcccttagattgtcataccttctcacttgtgccatgacaatgcttctaattgtcataccttttgtcatagcacttgtgtaattgtcatagagcttcctaagggttgtcatgcctagctttgtcatattagttcaatggtttgcctataaatatggctttaccacttcatttgttcttgttcattgcattgtaaagctttcaagttgtgctaaacttgctattgtttaatccacagttttctgtgctttgatcactcggttgttttaatccgctaagttagaatacttcctgtcgaatttattctacgaactagtggactttaaaacgaaccatattaattatataacgacttaaaaattgttatattaattaatttaaatctgattacaagttaaactccaatcagattattccgccgcgattattttgtgacgattgtattcaaccccccccttttacaatcgtatctggacctaacaattggcatcagagcagttgataccattttccgtatcagatcctatacacactctgtaacgtccaaatattttttattcgaattaattttattccaaaaattaattttgatttaaaatatttttctttcaaaaatccatttctcatccaaacactattcattttaaatctttaaaaatgagtacacaaaagatcagtagcattaaaatcccaccgttcagcaaggaacactttggcctatggaagaggcatatgttattgttcctccgcaccgccaacagaaaatatatcgggatattaaacaagggtgtttctattccgctgaaagtcatattagcacacgaagaagaaggtgtgttaatacctcatcagaccattccgaaagaacttcatgagtatacagatgaagagggtgaacaaatgaatttagatgacgctcttcaactgattctggtagaatctctagatccagtgatgtacaatgctgttgtaaattgtacgaacgccaagcaaatctgggatacgttagagattatcaatgaaggctcagaagaagttagggaaaacaagaaggaaatactgatggctcagtatgaacagtttggttccaatcccggtgaaggaatttcagaagtgtttatcagacttaataatttgataaataatttaaatctgaatgggaaatactatgacactaaagaggtcaacatgaaatttctcttaacacttcccgaacatctggaacacggaatcactgccatcagggaaagcagagatctgaatgagattactctggaaagactctacggagttttgaaaacttatgaactggagcaagttcagagtaaacagagatatggctggggtaaaacatagaaccattcgagagctctagttgttgagtcacctataccggaagaaaagaaggatgttgttgttccttctaagaccactcaggaatttgttgtacctgagatgggtcaaactgcttcttccagtggtgacgaagagttctatacaatggaagagcttgaacagttagaagatcaatctctatcactgtttgccaagaagtttggaaacatgagattcaggaagaacccctcctacaagtacaaacctactgtcaacaggtttcaaaaaggaggttactcatcttctacgagcaaaggaggatacaagactaggatggtggatagaagcaaattcaaatgcttcaactgtggtgaacctggacactttgcaactgaatgcaaacagcccaaggttcaaggaaagagaaaagattcgtacaatgagctgaagcagaagtatgatgcattggttagaaagcatcagggtacttctggaggtcaaagcttcaagagcaaatcatatctagcagaagggaaaagctgggatgatacagatagtgatgaagaagagcagattgggaatgttgctctcatggctaatactggatcatcttcacctcctcctgctggaagctttcaggtagatcctacatgccctaaactttttatgcaattaggacttgaaagagatgatgctattaaaaagttgaaagctgccaatcttaaaattgatacactagtcttagacattcatgcttataaaatgaatgagatgaacgtattaaaacctaaaatagaacaactgactatggatttaggattacaatgtgctaaagtcaaagttctagagaaaggtgagattgctttaagagtacttcagctagacgaagagaaagttaagtgtaaagcctttaaggatgcctccactatagtcaaagaacttaatgataaacaagagatcaagagaactgttggaataggttttgactataacaaatctgtaggtaaggctagtaacattactccctttaagaagggTGCTGAGGAGAgggggattccttttgttttgaaagattcccctaaacctttgtttaaaacctcagaagctgaacctcttttagagactcctgttgtcattagatatgaactcaaacaggaagaccttaaattgaaagagagtaacgggaagagagatgagatcctgacatcactgaaaccaatcaaagtgaaaggcaatgttaggttgcctaaagctggtttaggtgtcaactctgagagaactaaattcaacaagcctaataattttgtgaacagtaagaacagagataatagatgtcattctactgagaactttaaatctgttaacaatgttagagtagaatctattgatgttcctactactgtgactgatatgcctgttgctcctgtttttgatgcatgtcataaatgttgtggtgttgataactgtatgctttgtgctttcaatacaatgtctgcttattttagaaatttgcatgctaaaaatgaaaacacatctcctagacaacacacaaacaataagcatgctagatcaaagactgctagtcctcctcgtgttaggaaggagacttatgttccaaagcctaaaaccaaggtttataaggctgttgttaaggaagtaagttcagtcaagagtgagccaagtatcagtccaagaggctctgttgtattacctgatagaaatcagttctttaagtttgctggacccaatcaagtgtgggtcccaaagaggGTTTAATCAagatgtcttttgcagggtgccagtggagttgttcgagttacttgggtgcttgacagtggagcgtcaatgcacatgactggcaatagatccctgctggaagacataagagaaggagctggcccgacagtgagttttgctgataatagcaaaggtcgtactgtgggatatggcaagtacaaaattggaaggatcatcatagaagatattgctatagttgaaggacttcaacataatctcctgagtgtcagtcagttttgtgacaaaggatattatgttcattttgaaaaggagatatgtatcatcaaacatatcaaggataagcgtccttcactatgtggcataaggaaaggcaatatattcgtagctgatttatcttcaggaccaggaaacgaagttcactgtttctacgccaaagcgtctgctgaagatagttggttatggcataagaagctctcacacctcaactttaaaaccatgaactctcttgtcaagagagatctagtgagaggtttgccttccctggaattctcaactgatgatctctgtgaagcttgtcagaaaggaaaagcgaagagagcatctcacaaaggcaaaaccatcaataccattacagatccacttcatttgttgcatatggacttgtttggccctgtgaatgttgcatctattgatggaggaagatatgccttggttattgtggatgacttctcaaaatttacttgggtttacttcctggcttctaaggatgaaaccccgatgacagtgattgatcatataaagttagttgaattggacaaaggtgtgccagtcaaagctgtaaggtcagacaatggcacggaattcaagaatcaaactctaatcaacttttactctgaaaagggaattagaaggcagtattcagcaccaaggactccacaacagaatggagtcgtcgaaagaaagaatcgtacattgattgaagctgcaaggactatgattgctgaagcgaagcttccactgtacttttgggctgaagctgtgtctactgcctgctatactcagaatagaactttgatcaataaggatcatatgaaaactccatttcatctgtataacaacaagaaaccttatgtcaaacatcttcatgtctttggagccaagtgttatgttcgcaaggatggagaagagaacttgaacaagtttgagccaaaggcatctgaaggaatttttgtgggttatactaataatgcttatagagtttttgtaattgattctctgtcagtgaaagttagtgtcaatgttacatttgatgacactaaactaccaagtttacaatctgctgatccatctgaatctctgaagtttgataactatccagattctgattcagatgatgatgtgccacctgaggttgcaacaggtgatgacaacaatgataatgatccaggcaatggtggaggaaatggcaataatgctggagattccactgatgctagtggtggatcatcaagtcaacctggcaccaactcagggggagctggtggatcaactagtcatgcacatcagcctaatgataatactgctgaatcatcaaggacacaacttccaagggaaaggatttggagcagaaatcatccctttgatctgattattggtgatcctgatgttggtgtaaggactagaagtgctacatccaacgaatgtttattttctggatttctatctcaactagaaccaaagaaaatagatgaaacacttgctgatcctgattggattcttgccatgcaagaagaactcaatcaatttgagagacaagaagtctgggccctggttccaagtccaaaaggaaagtctacaattggagctagatgggtcttccgtaacaagttagatggtgatggcattgttgtaagaaacaaaaccagactggttgcaaacggttattctcaggaagaaggaattgattacgatgaaacctatgctccagttgctcgtcttgaagccatcagaatatttcttgcatttgctgcacactccaacttcaaggtttatcagatggatgtgaaaagtgcatttctgaatggaaagttagaagaagaagtatatttggaacagccccctggctttgaaaatccagagtttgctgattttgtgtacttcctattcaatgTTGTCTATGGGCtgaagcagtcaccaaggacatggtatgacaccctctctgaatttttaattgaaaataaatttactagaggtgtcatagacaaaactctcttttacaaattgcatgataatgatatgatatttgttcaaatatatgttgatgatattatatttggttctactaacgataacttgtgcaagaagtttgctaagttaatgcagagtaattatgagatgagtatgatgggtgaactgtcctacttccttggtcttcaagtaagccaaaggaagatggaatattcatttgtcaatcaaagtatgtcagagatcttctaagaaagtacaatctagaaggctcttctccggcaaagacacccatggccactgccacaaagcttgaccaggataaatctggtaagaa of the Daucus carota subsp. sativus chromosome 4, DH1 v3.0, whole genome shotgun sequence genome contains:
- the LOC108217939 gene encoding (+)-alpha-terpineol synthase — translated: MARKVSHALDMPLHWKLPRVEAIWYIDTYEQEQNMIPSLLKLAKLQYNIVQSVHQKEVSKLASWWTDIGLDKMTFARDRLVEHYFWCNGMVSDPEYSAFRDMGTKVICLITTIDDVYDVYGTLEELELFTDYVDRWDITEIDKLPMNIKTVLLAMFNTTNQIGYWTMRERDFNIIPYLSKQCADLCKAYLKEARWYHSGKKPTLDEYLKNAVVSIAAPIMLFCAYFLTADKITVEALEYIDKLPSIMWCPSMILRLTNDLGTSSDELTRGDNLKAVQCYMNDSGESEEVARKYVDNLVHETWKILNKDLLGSYPFGEPFLTANPNLARTTQTFYQYGDGHGIPQHWTKDHLKSLLVEPFALSE